In Holophagales bacterium, one DNA window encodes the following:
- a CDS encoding peptidase M14: protein MKLPPTEGPVVVSILGLAWRVGNAMARRAGIRVVPPLVVGLALAAAANAVPADGLPANPLAPAALWEAWPTHRVVPISAACLRPAELAERLTALARRHPGELDLTEVGRSVEGRPIFRLMLGHGPAKVLLWSQMHGDEPSATPALLDLAEYLLSHRDDAAVDRLLAGLTLVMVPMLNPDGAEAYTRRNAQAIDINRDALNLTTPEGRLLERLRREHAPILGFNLHDQNRRRTVGESRVLAVGAVLAVVGDAAKTVTPGRRRAMRAAVAVQAAIAPFVPGRLARYDDDWSLRAFGDNLTAWGTPVLLIESGGVPEGASLAELTRLNFVALGATLDALAADDLAGFDATAYESIPENNSDVWADVAWRGGRIRQPASPEAYRADLAFNVLRNDREREGCAPQRLPRSPRSEIVELGDARVFGAAREVDATGRVIVAPFSVGAAGWKARRLLDAAGIDRLAHHGVAEVRWAVPERKVGAALAQVGALRGAGRPRVEVTTETAALPPCRLRRPLGTPTGGTFGQRIEALARACALPTAVDENARLAALWASRRPLLRFEGPASFLVVAAPGDDLLGGAVERVVLEGVELEGGSR from the coding sequence ATGAAACTCCCGCCAACCGAAGGGCCGGTCGTCGTCTCGATCCTGGGGCTCGCGTGGCGCGTCGGAAACGCCATGGCACGCCGAGCCGGAATCCGGGTCGTGCCCCCACTCGTCGTCGGGCTCGCCCTCGCCGCTGCGGCGAACGCGGTGCCGGCCGACGGCCTGCCGGCGAATCCCCTCGCCCCGGCGGCGCTCTGGGAGGCCTGGCCGACCCACCGTGTCGTGCCGATCTCCGCTGCCTGCCTGCGGCCCGCCGAGCTCGCCGAACGGCTGACGGCGCTCGCTCGGCGTCATCCCGGGGAGCTCGACCTGACGGAGGTCGGTCGCTCGGTGGAGGGGCGGCCGATCTTCCGGCTGATGCTCGGGCACGGTCCGGCGAAGGTGCTGCTCTGGTCGCAGATGCACGGTGACGAACCGTCGGCGACGCCGGCGCTGCTCGATCTCGCGGAGTATCTGCTGTCGCATCGCGACGACGCGGCGGTCGACCGGCTGCTCGCGGGGCTGACGTTGGTGATGGTGCCGATGCTCAACCCGGACGGAGCGGAGGCCTACACGCGGCGCAACGCCCAGGCGATCGACATCAACCGCGATGCGCTCAACCTGACGACGCCCGAGGGACGCCTGCTCGAGCGGTTGCGGCGCGAGCACGCGCCGATCCTCGGTTTCAACCTTCACGACCAGAACCGCCGGCGCACGGTGGGGGAGAGCCGGGTCCTGGCGGTCGGGGCGGTGCTGGCGGTGGTCGGAGACGCCGCGAAGACGGTGACTCCGGGTCGGCGCCGCGCGATGCGTGCCGCCGTCGCCGTGCAGGCGGCGATCGCACCGTTCGTGCCGGGACGGCTGGCACGCTACGACGACGACTGGAGCCTGCGCGCCTTCGGCGACAACCTCACCGCCTGGGGGACCCCCGTGCTGCTCATCGAAAGCGGCGGCGTGCCGGAGGGAGCCTCGCTCGCCGAGCTGACGCGACTCAACTTCGTCGCCCTCGGCGCGACGCTCGACGCGCTCGCCGCCGACGACCTCGCCGGGTTCGACGCGACGGCCTACGAGTCGATCCCCGAGAACAACTCCGACGTCTGGGCCGACGTGGCGTGGCGCGGCGGGCGGATCCGCCAGCCGGCCTCGCCGGAGGCCTATCGCGCCGACCTCGCCTTCAACGTGCTGCGCAACGACCGGGAGCGCGAGGGCTGTGCGCCGCAACGGCTGCCGCGCTCGCCACGGTCGGAGATCGTCGAGCTCGGCGACGCCCGCGTTTTCGGCGCGGCGCGCGAGGTCGACGCCACCGGCCGGGTGATCGTCGCGCCGTTCTCGGTCGGCGCCGCAGGCTGGAAGGCGCGCCGGCTCCTCGATGCCGCCGGCATCGACCGGCTGGCGCACCATGGGGTAGCCGAGGTGCGCTGGGCGGTGCCGGAGCGCAAGGTGGGGGCGGCACTGGCCCAGGTCGGAGCGCTCCGCGGTGCCGGCCGCCCTCGCGTCGAGGTGACGACCGAGACGGCGGCGCTGCCGCCATGCCGGCTGCGGCGTCCGCTCGGCACGCCGACCGGCGGGACCTTCGGCCAGCGGATCGAGGCGCTCGCGAGGGCTTGCGCGCTGCCGACCGCGGTCGACGAGAACGCGCGTCTGGCGGCGCTCTGGGCGAGCCGCCGGCCACTGCTGCGCTTCGAGGGGCCGGCCTCGTTCCTCGTCGTCGCCGCGCCGGGCGACGATCTGCTCGGCGGTGCGGTGGAGCGAGTCGTCCTCGAGGGCGTCGAGCTGGAAGGAGGATCCCGATGA
- a CDS encoding DUF1343 domain-containing protein, translating into MPVPLAAELDGAGKAWVEKTLAGLDLEGRAAQMIMVRAYGMPLHPESAAYRELQEQVVGLRVGGIVLFRSELDTIPILLDELQSAAKVPLLVSADLERSLAFRVDGGTVPLPGAMAIGATRSEEAARFAGEVTAREARAVGIHWVLAPVADVNNDPGNPIINIRSFGEDPELVSRLVAAFVRGAHESPDRWVMTSVKHFPGHGDTAVDSHLVLPTIPGDRARLDRVELAPFRAAIAAGVDSVMSGHLRVPALDPSGAAATLSPLVGTTLLRDELGFRGLSVTDAMEMKGVGGAWMGEATVAAVRAGADVVLLPPDPRVAIQSLVRAVHDGTLTEARITESARRVLAAKARLGLHRARSVDRVRARREVGRPDDVAHAEAIARQAITLVRDSGGVVPLAVEKPLRVLHLVLSSDWSNPAIAGVPERELAARGIPVESRRLGPQLSPATADEIVALASASSPSLPSSPPFTHVLVSAFVRVTSSKGTAAMDPTHAALLERLAAGGVPVIVVSYGNPYLLTQFPHVPVYLCAFSWESASQRAAIAALLGESPIGGKLPVTIPGLAPYGTGVERARRDLTLRGATPEEVGFRPDGLAEVDRLLDQAVADRAFPGGVVAIGRHGRLAHLKAFGRLSYDEGAAAVVPDTIYDLASLTKVIATTSVAMMMVDEGRLDLDARVASFLPGFVGPGKEKVTVRHLLTHSAGIDWWAPLYKEVQGHAAYLERIEAMPLVAEPGTALRYSDLGIILLGEILERVSGRPLEALARERLFAPLGMRDTDWLPPAAKLTRIAPTENDPWRGRVLRGEVHDENAFALGGIAPHAGLFGTAPDLARLAQMLLWKGVYDGKRIVSRGSVESFTRRVGLPAGSSRALGWDTPSAHGSSAGSLFSPESFGHTGFTGTSLWVDPQRDLFVVLLTNRVHPTRENRKIGAVRAAVADAVVRALADGATATAAVRPAPWPVLVGLDRVAAGEAGSELAGKRLGLVTHAAAVSLEGHPALAVLRARGLDVVRLFSPEHGLHGQAAAGEKVASGVDEASGLPLVSLYGEKTKPTATDLAGLDALVVDLQDAGVRFYTFESTLVGCLEAAADAGIELVVLDRPNPLNGDRVEGPVAAPRDVVSESFLNRAPGPLVHGLTLGELARVVNAHLAKPAKLTVIAMDGWKRTMTWKDTGRTWLDPSPNLRSPEAALAYPGVALLEGSNASEGRGTESPFLLVGSPALAGATLALDTPGFRLVPRRFTPRASAAAPQPKLEGVELPGYAVEVVDPKFAQPYRLGVALLADLLHRPGFELLRDGAALTRLLGTPKLLADLRAGRTVDEILASDVADQAAWRETRQPYLLYE; encoded by the coding sequence GTGCCTGTCCCCCTTGCCGCGGAGCTCGACGGGGCGGGGAAGGCCTGGGTGGAGAAGACGCTCGCCGGGCTCGACCTCGAAGGCCGCGCCGCGCAGATGATCATGGTGCGGGCCTACGGCATGCCGCTCCATCCCGAATCGGCGGCCTACCGGGAGCTGCAGGAGCAGGTCGTCGGTCTGCGGGTGGGCGGCATCGTGCTCTTCCGCTCCGAGCTCGACACGATTCCGATCCTGCTCGACGAGCTGCAGTCGGCGGCCAAGGTGCCGCTGCTCGTCTCCGCAGATCTCGAACGGAGCCTGGCCTTCCGCGTCGACGGCGGCACCGTGCCGCTCCCCGGGGCGATGGCGATCGGCGCGACGCGCTCGGAGGAGGCGGCGCGCTTCGCCGGCGAGGTGACGGCACGCGAGGCGCGCGCCGTGGGGATCCACTGGGTGCTCGCGCCGGTGGCCGACGTCAACAACGATCCGGGCAACCCGATCATCAACATCCGGTCGTTCGGCGAGGACCCGGAGCTGGTGTCGCGCCTGGTCGCCGCCTTCGTGCGCGGCGCGCACGAGTCGCCGGACCGCTGGGTGATGACCTCGGTCAAGCACTTCCCCGGCCATGGCGACACGGCCGTCGACTCGCATCTCGTGCTGCCGACGATCCCCGGCGATCGCGCGCGGCTCGACCGGGTCGAGCTGGCGCCGTTCCGCGCGGCGATCGCCGCCGGGGTCGATTCCGTGATGTCGGGCCACCTGCGCGTGCCGGCGCTCGACCCGTCGGGCGCCGCAGCGACGCTCTCGCCGCTCGTCGGCACGACGCTGCTGCGCGACGAGCTCGGATTCCGCGGTCTGTCGGTGACCGACGCGATGGAGATGAAGGGCGTCGGCGGTGCCTGGATGGGGGAGGCCACCGTCGCCGCGGTGCGCGCCGGCGCCGACGTCGTCCTGTTGCCGCCGGACCCGCGTGTCGCCATCCAGTCGCTGGTGCGGGCGGTGCACGACGGGACGCTCACCGAGGCGCGGATCACCGAGTCGGCGCGCCGTGTGCTGGCGGCCAAGGCGCGTCTGGGTCTTCATCGCGCGCGATCGGTCGACCGCGTGCGGGCGCGCCGCGAGGTCGGGCGACCGGACGACGTCGCGCACGCCGAGGCGATCGCCCGCCAGGCGATCACCCTGGTGCGCGACTCCGGGGGCGTGGTGCCGCTTGCCGTCGAGAAGCCGCTGCGCGTGCTCCACCTCGTGCTCTCGAGCGACTGGTCGAATCCGGCGATCGCCGGCGTTCCGGAGCGCGAGCTCGCCGCGCGCGGCATCCCGGTCGAGAGCCGTCGGCTCGGACCGCAGCTCTCGCCGGCGACGGCCGACGAGATCGTCGCGCTGGCGAGCGCCTCATCCCCTTCATTGCCGTCATCGCCGCCGTTCACCCACGTGCTGGTCTCGGCGTTCGTGCGCGTGACCTCGTCGAAGGGGACGGCGGCGATGGACCCGACGCACGCCGCTCTGCTCGAACGGCTCGCCGCCGGCGGCGTGCCGGTGATCGTCGTCTCCTACGGCAACCCGTACCTGTTGACGCAGTTCCCGCACGTGCCGGTCTACCTGTGCGCCTTCAGTTGGGAGTCGGCGTCGCAGCGGGCGGCGATCGCGGCCCTGCTCGGCGAGTCGCCGATCGGCGGCAAGCTGCCGGTGACGATCCCCGGTCTCGCCCCGTACGGAACCGGCGTCGAGCGCGCGCGCCGCGACCTGACACTGCGTGGTGCCACGCCGGAGGAGGTCGGCTTCCGTCCGGACGGGCTCGCCGAGGTCGATCGCCTGCTCGACCAGGCGGTCGCCGATCGCGCCTTCCCCGGTGGGGTCGTGGCGATCGGCCGGCACGGGCGGCTCGCCCACCTCAAGGCGTTCGGACGGCTGAGCTACGACGAGGGCGCCGCAGCCGTCGTCCCCGACACGATCTACGACCTCGCCAGCTTGACGAAGGTCATCGCCACCACCAGCGTCGCGATGATGATGGTCGACGAGGGGCGGCTCGATCTGGACGCCAGGGTCGCGAGCTTCCTGCCGGGCTTCGTCGGTCCGGGCAAGGAGAAAGTCACCGTCCGCCACCTGCTCACCCACAGCGCCGGGATCGACTGGTGGGCGCCGCTCTACAAGGAAGTCCAGGGGCACGCCGCCTACCTCGAGCGGATCGAGGCGATGCCGCTCGTCGCCGAGCCCGGGACGGCGCTGCGGTACAGCGATCTCGGCATCATCCTGCTCGGCGAGATCCTCGAGCGCGTGTCGGGGCGGCCGCTCGAGGCGTTGGCGCGCGAGCGGCTCTTCGCGCCGCTCGGCATGCGCGATACCGACTGGCTGCCCCCTGCGGCCAAGCTCACGCGGATCGCTCCGACCGAGAACGATCCCTGGCGCGGTCGCGTGCTGCGCGGCGAGGTCCACGACGAGAACGCCTTCGCCCTCGGCGGCATCGCCCCGCACGCCGGGCTCTTCGGTACCGCACCCGATCTCGCGCGGCTTGCCCAGATGCTGCTCTGGAAGGGGGTCTACGACGGCAAGCGGATCGTCTCGCGCGGCAGCGTCGAGAGCTTCACCCGGCGCGTCGGCCTGCCTGCCGGCTCGTCGCGCGCTCTCGGTTGGGACACCCCGTCGGCCCACGGTTCGTCGGCGGGATCGCTCTTCTCGCCGGAGTCGTTCGGTCACACCGGCTTCACCGGGACGTCGCTGTGGGTCGACCCGCAGCGCGACCTCTTCGTCGTCCTGTTGACCAACCGGGTCCACCCGACACGCGAGAATCGCAAGATCGGCGCGGTGCGCGCCGCGGTGGCCGATGCGGTGGTCCGGGCGCTCGCCGACGGGGCGACGGCGACGGCCGCCGTCCGTCCCGCGCCGTGGCCGGTGCTCGTGGGGCTCGACCGCGTGGCCGCCGGGGAGGCGGGGAGCGAGCTCGCCGGCAAGCGGCTCGGGCTCGTAACGCATGCCGCGGCGGTGTCGCTCGAAGGCCACCCGGCGCTCGCCGTGCTGCGCGCCCGCGGCCTCGACGTGGTGCGGCTCTTCTCGCCGGAGCACGGCCTGCACGGGCAGGCGGCGGCCGGCGAGAAGGTGGCGAGCGGCGTCGACGAGGCGAGCGGTCTGCCGCTGGTCAGCCTCTACGGCGAGAAGACGAAACCGACCGCGACCGACCTCGCGGGCCTCGACGCGCTGGTCGTCGACCTCCAGGACGCCGGGGTGCGCTTCTACACCTTCGAGAGCACGCTCGTCGGCTGCCTCGAGGCGGCGGCCGATGCCGGCATCGAGCTCGTCGTCCTCGACCGTCCGAATCCCCTGAACGGCGACCGCGTCGAAGGCCCTGTCGCCGCTCCGCGCGACGTCGTGTCGGAGAGCTTCCTCAACCGTGCCCCGGGGCCGCTCGTCCACGGTCTCACCCTCGGCGAGCTGGCCCGAGTGGTCAACGCGCACCTGGCCAAGCCGGCCAAGCTCACCGTGATCGCGATGGATGGCTGGAAGCGGACGATGACCTGGAAAGACACCGGCCGGACGTGGCTCGATCCGTCGCCCAACCTGCGGAGCCCGGAGGCGGCGCTCGCCTATCCCGGCGTCGCGCTCCTCGAAGGGAGCAACGCCTCCGAAGGCCGGGGCACCGAGAGCCCGTTCCTGCTCGTCGGCTCGCCGGCGCTCGCCGGCGCGACGCTCGCGCTCGACACCCCCGGCTTCCGTCTCGTGCCGCGCCGCTTCACCCCGCGTGCGTCCGCTGCCGCGCCCCAGCCGAAGCTCGAGGGCGTCGAGCTGCCGGGCTACGCCGTCGAGGTCGTCGACCCGAAGTTCGCCCAGCCCTACCGGCTCGGCGTCGCGCTCCTCGCCGACCTCCTGCACCGCCCCGGCTTCGAGCTCCTGCGCGACGGCGCCGCCCTCACCCGCCTCCTCGGCACCCCGAAGCTCCTCGCCGACCTCCGCGCCGGCCGCACCGTCGACGAGATCCTCGCCAGCGACGTCGCCGACCAGGCGGCGTGGCGAGAAACGCGGCAGCCGTACCTGCTCTACGAGTAG
- a CDS encoding serine/threonine protein kinase: protein MSENDLVIARAARAIADPASRRAYLDRACGGETALRARVEAQLGEPESGTGPVSAGSDAPATLEPSTLGGALRADDGPLEGPGTRLGPYTLLQRIGEGGFGTVFLAAQEKPVVRQVALKILKPGMDTRRVVARFELERQSLARMDHPHIARVLDAGATESGRPYFVMDLVDGEPITDYCDRHELPIAERLELFAQVCHAVQHAHTKGVIHRDIKPSNVLVSTHDGRPHAKVIDFGIAKATAGDAPDATLLTEHLTMIGTPEYMSPEQAEGSLDIDTRTDVYSLGVLLYELVTGTTPFSGRELRAAGVAEIYRILCQVDPPSPSSRLGQSRETLVTVAAKRRTVPKRLSALLRGELDWMVMRALEKDRQRRYATANDFAADIQRYLAGEPVVAAPPSAVYRLGKLVRRHRGVVVAGSAVGVALLVGAIAFAWQARVASGQRDRAVTAEAEARRRADELQKVSEFQAAMLRQVDPTAAGQLLSQEVTSSFSRALERSGLPARARAAEIDELARRWQRVNATDVARDLIDRTILRPAVAAIDAQFADQPVVDARLRQSLAVLYKNLALYEAAQPLQERALAIRRRLLGDEHAETLESQGAMGDLLRAQGKLAEAEPFVRSALAGYRRLFGEDHLLTLAALNNMGYLLHLQGKSGEAEPLLREALERQRRVLGPDHRDTLTSLTTLGSALQSEGRLSEAEAVFGEALAGRRRALGEEHPDTLAAISNLANLLMAVGRFAEAETLLTDSVARSRRVLGEDQPDTISAIANLSFSLQHQGKLAVAEPYLREALEKWTRVLGPDHPDTITGMNNLGILLQDENKLDAAEPYLREAAERRRRVLGEDHPDTLGAIGNVGRLLQAAGRFDEAETFLREALEKKRRLRGEEHPDTLTSINNYGALLQAEGRPREAEKYFREAMEKCRRVLGEDHPNTLITTINTGSVLEEQGDDAGAVKLLSSVEARARQAFTGAYARWLAKLLKHLGRARAGLGEVAAAEANLLEARSTSAAARGEEHKDTHECTQALVDFYRARNAAEPGKGYDAKAASWAARLAPGQGSSPASRR, encoded by the coding sequence GTGTCCGAGAACGATCTCGTCATTGCCAGGGCCGCGCGGGCGATCGCCGACCCGGCCTCGCGCCGCGCCTACCTCGATCGCGCCTGCGGTGGCGAGACGGCGCTGCGCGCACGGGTCGAGGCCCAGCTCGGCGAGCCGGAATCCGGGACCGGGCCGGTATCGGCAGGAAGCGACGCCCCGGCGACGCTCGAGCCGTCGACGCTCGGCGGTGCGCTGCGCGCCGACGACGGTCCGCTCGAAGGGCCGGGCACGCGGCTCGGACCGTACACGCTGCTCCAGCGGATCGGCGAAGGCGGTTTCGGCACCGTCTTCCTCGCCGCGCAGGAGAAGCCGGTCGTTCGCCAGGTGGCGCTCAAGATCCTCAAGCCGGGGATGGACACCCGCCGCGTCGTGGCGCGCTTCGAGCTCGAGCGGCAGTCGCTGGCGCGGATGGATCACCCGCACATCGCGCGGGTCCTCGACGCCGGCGCGACCGAGAGCGGGCGCCCCTACTTCGTGATGGACCTGGTGGACGGCGAGCCGATCACCGACTATTGCGACCGCCACGAGCTGCCGATCGCCGAGCGGCTCGAGCTCTTCGCCCAGGTCTGCCACGCCGTCCAGCACGCCCACACCAAGGGGGTCATCCACCGCGACATCAAGCCGTCGAACGTCCTCGTCTCGACGCACGACGGCCGGCCGCACGCCAAGGTCATCGACTTCGGCATCGCCAAGGCGACCGCGGGCGATGCGCCCGACGCCACGCTGCTGACCGAGCACCTGACGATGATCGGTACGCCGGAGTACATGAGCCCGGAACAGGCCGAGGGCTCGCTCGACATCGACACGCGCACCGACGTCTACTCGCTCGGCGTCCTGCTCTACGAGCTGGTGACCGGGACGACGCCGTTTTCCGGTCGCGAGCTGCGCGCGGCGGGCGTCGCCGAGATCTACCGCATCCTCTGCCAGGTCGATCCGCCGAGCCCGTCGTCGCGGCTCGGGCAGTCCCGCGAGACCCTGGTCACGGTAGCGGCGAAGCGGCGGACGGTCCCGAAGCGGCTCTCGGCGCTGCTGCGTGGCGAGCTCGACTGGATGGTCATGCGGGCGCTCGAGAAGGACCGCCAGCGACGCTACGCGACGGCGAACGACTTCGCCGCCGACATCCAGCGCTACCTCGCCGGCGAGCCGGTGGTGGCGGCGCCCCCGAGCGCGGTCTACCGCCTGGGCAAGCTGGTGCGCCGCCATCGCGGCGTCGTCGTCGCCGGTTCGGCGGTGGGGGTGGCGCTCCTCGTCGGGGCGATCGCCTTCGCCTGGCAGGCGCGCGTGGCGAGCGGACAGCGCGACCGCGCGGTGACGGCGGAGGCGGAGGCGCGCCGGCGGGCCGACGAGCTGCAGAAGGTCTCCGAGTTCCAGGCGGCGATGCTGAGGCAGGTCGATCCCACCGCGGCCGGACAGCTCCTCTCGCAGGAGGTGACGTCGAGCTTCTCCCGAGCGCTCGAACGGTCCGGTCTGCCGGCACGCGCGCGGGCCGCCGAGATCGACGAGCTCGCCCGGCGCTGGCAGCGCGTCAACGCCACCGACGTCGCCCGCGACCTGATCGACCGGACGATCCTGCGGCCGGCGGTCGCCGCCATCGACGCGCAGTTCGCCGACCAGCCAGTGGTCGACGCACGCCTGCGACAGTCGCTCGCCGTGCTCTACAAGAACCTGGCGCTCTACGAGGCGGCACAGCCGCTCCAGGAGCGGGCCCTCGCCATCCGCCGTCGGCTGCTCGGCGACGAGCACGCCGAGACGCTCGAATCGCAAGGCGCGATGGGCGACCTCCTGCGGGCGCAGGGCAAGCTGGCCGAGGCGGAACCGTTCGTCCGCTCGGCGCTCGCGGGATACCGGCGGCTGTTCGGCGAAGACCACCTGCTGACCCTCGCGGCGCTCAACAACATGGGGTACCTATTGCACCTCCAAGGCAAGTCGGGGGAGGCCGAGCCCCTCTTGCGCGAGGCGCTCGAGCGTCAGCGGCGCGTGCTCGGTCCGGATCATCGCGATACCCTCACTTCGCTCACCACCCTGGGCTCCGCTCTGCAGTCCGAAGGCCGGCTCAGCGAGGCGGAAGCGGTCTTCGGCGAGGCGCTCGCCGGGCGACGGCGGGCGCTCGGCGAGGAGCACCCCGACACGCTGGCGGCGATCAGCAACCTGGCGAACCTGCTGATGGCCGTCGGACGGTTCGCCGAGGCCGAGACCCTGCTGACCGACTCGGTTGCCAGGAGCCGTCGAGTGCTCGGCGAGGATCAGCCGGACACGATCTCGGCGATCGCCAACCTGAGCTTCTCCCTGCAGCACCAGGGCAAGCTCGCCGTCGCCGAGCCGTACCTGCGCGAGGCGCTCGAGAAGTGGACGCGGGTGCTCGGTCCGGACCATCCGGACACCATCACCGGGATGAACAACCTCGGCATCCTGCTGCAGGACGAGAACAAGCTCGACGCGGCCGAGCCGTACCTGCGCGAGGCGGCCGAACGGCGCCGGCGCGTGCTCGGCGAGGACCATCCCGACACGCTCGGCGCGATCGGCAACGTCGGCCGTCTGCTGCAGGCTGCCGGCCGGTTCGACGAAGCGGAGACGTTCCTGCGCGAGGCGCTCGAGAAGAAGCGGCGCCTGCGCGGCGAGGAGCATCCGGACACGCTCACCTCGATCAACAACTACGGCGCCCTGCTGCAGGCCGAAGGCCGGCCGCGCGAGGCCGAGAAGTACTTCCGCGAGGCGATGGAGAAGTGCCGGCGTGTGCTCGGCGAGGATCACCCCAACACCCTGATCACCACGATCAACACCGGTTCGGTGCTCGAGGAGCAGGGCGACGACGCCGGCGCCGTCAAGCTGCTCTCCAGCGTCGAAGCGCGGGCGCGCCAGGCCTTCACCGGCGCCTACGCGCGCTGGCTCGCCAAGCTGCTCAAGCACCTGGGCCGGGCCCGCGCCGGTCTCGGCGAGGTCGCGGCGGCCGAGGCGAACCTGCTCGAGGCCCGCAGCACCAGCGCGGCCGCCCGCGGCGAAGAGCACAAGGACACGCACGAGTGCACGCAGGCGCTGGTCGACTTCTACAGGGCACGGAACGCGGCAGAGCCCGGGAAGGGCTACGACGCCAAGGCGGCGTCGTGGGCCGCCCGCCTCGCCCCCGGCCAGGGCTCGTCCCCGGCTTCGCGGCGCTGA
- a CDS encoding serine hydrolase encodes MRPSRPVAVATALLIAAACSLAARAACGAALDPKVADAAALYDLWVGEQLAYHQIPGVVVGVVSGSELLWAKGYGTTDLAGGVPLTPTTPFRIGSVSKLFTATAILQLRDAGKLRLDDPVVKLLPWFQVPNPFPGAPPITVEHLLTHTSGLSREGPFPAWTTHQFPSREELRATISQVTVISPPGKTYRYSNLGLALLGEIVAAVSGESWAGYVARHIAQPLGMRATTGAPTAATLAALPRQHRRRQPDGSRGTLDYYETGALAPAAAVISTLEDLARFAALHLTADPAGVVASPGSASGMPSLASVLAPATVFEMQRPHFVYPSWTGGRGLGFAISRRDGRTYVSHGGWIGGHRTDFLLDPERKLAAIALTNADDASPGLFARQALDLIGGAITAGTATPPKSAATLSPDPTWQRYVGRYTDPWDWQIDVLVADGALCLYEHGYPPADDADESLTRLTPAPDGTFRTPDGETVRFEIGADGKVTRMYRRADYYLPVSTRPVGAPR; translated from the coding sequence ATGCGCCCGAGCCGCCCCGTCGCCGTCGCGACCGCCCTGCTGATCGCTGCCGCCTGCTCGCTCGCCGCACGCGCGGCCTGCGGCGCGGCACTCGACCCGAAGGTCGCCGACGCCGCAGCGCTCTACGACCTCTGGGTCGGCGAGCAGCTCGCCTATCACCAGATCCCCGGGGTGGTCGTCGGCGTCGTCTCGGGGAGCGAGCTCCTCTGGGCGAAGGGATACGGGACCACCGATCTCGCCGGCGGGGTGCCGCTGACCCCGACGACACCGTTCCGCATCGGCTCGGTGTCCAAGCTCTTCACGGCGACCGCGATCCTCCAGCTCCGGGACGCCGGGAAGCTCCGCCTCGACGATCCGGTGGTCAAGTTGCTCCCCTGGTTCCAGGTGCCGAACCCCTTCCCCGGGGCGCCGCCGATCACCGTCGAGCACCTGCTGACCCACACCTCGGGGCTCTCGCGCGAAGGTCCCTTCCCGGCCTGGACGACGCACCAGTTCCCCAGCCGCGAGGAGTTGCGGGCGACGATCTCGCAGGTCACGGTGATCTCCCCGCCCGGCAAGACCTACCGCTACTCGAACCTCGGTCTCGCGCTGCTCGGCGAGATCGTCGCCGCGGTCTCCGGCGAGAGCTGGGCCGGCTACGTCGCCCGCCACATCGCCCAGCCCCTCGGCATGCGCGCCACCACCGGCGCACCGACCGCCGCGACGCTCGCCGCGCTCCCCCGCCAGCACCGCCGCAGACAGCCCGACGGCAGCCGCGGCACGCTCGACTACTACGAGACCGGCGCGTTGGCCCCGGCCGCCGCGGTGATCTCGACGCTCGAGGACCTCGCCCGGTTCGCCGCGCTTCACCTCACCGCCGATCCGGCGGGCGTCGTCGCGAGCCCGGGCAGCGCGAGCGGAATGCCGTCGCTCGCCTCGGTCCTTGCGCCCGCCACCGTCTTCGAGATGCAGCGGCCGCATTTCGTCTACCCGAGCTGGACCGGCGGTCGCGGTCTCGGCTTCGCCATTTCCCGACGGGACGGGCGAACCTACGTCTCCCACGGCGGGTGGATCGGCGGCCATCGCACCGACTTCCTCCTCGATCCCGAGCGCAAGCTCGCCGCCATCGCCCTGACCAACGCCGACGACGCCAGCCCCGGGCTCTTCGCCCGTCAGGCTCTCGACCTCATCGGCGGGGCGATCACCGCCGGCACCGCCACACCACCGAAGTCCGCGGCGACTCTCTCCCCTGATCCCACGTGGCAGCGCTACGTGGGCCGCTACACCGACCCGTGGGACTGGCAGATCGACGTGCTCGTTGCCGACGGTGCCCTCTGCCTCTACGAGCACGGCTACCCGCCCGCCGACGACGCCGACGAGTCCCTCACCCGCCTCACCCCGGCCCCCGACGGCACCTTCCGCACCCCGGACGGCGAGACCGTCCGCTTCGAGATCGGGGCCGACGGCAAGGTCACGCGGATGTACCGGCGGGCGGATTACTACCTGCCCGTTTCGACTAGACCGGTCGGCGCACCTCGATGA